TGAATGTGAAGCAGATGGTCAGTTCACTTTAGGTGCAACATCCTTGAAAAGGATGCTGCAAAATGACTGATGTTGATGTAGTGCCCATTGCTGTAGTCAGACATAGTTATGGAGGTGTCGTAAGTTGTAACAGTAGCTGTCTTTGTTGAGCCTATTAAATAGCATTTGCAAGTTGCAACTCTAGTCACATACTATTATACAGGAAATGATAATGTCCAGTCCTTGCTATAGCCTTTTTATGTTTTGGCAGAGTCATACTGATGATTCTCCACATTTTCATTGGTTTCCTTTTTGTTTGCTCTGATTAATTCATCTCTCTATTTGGTAGCCGTTCGCTTTTGATAATGTTGTTTTCTCTTGTTATGTCACCAGGAAAGCCTGCTGCCATTCAGTACGGCACTGGTTCAATTGCTGGATATTTCAGTGAGGATAGTGTTACAGTGGGTGATCTAGTTGTGAAAGATCAGGTTTGTGTCTCTTTATATTTCTGAGTTGATTTGTTGATTATCTCTGATTGTATGCATCACATTAATGTTTTTTCTTGTTAATATCTTATTTGGTTACCATATTAGGAATTCATTGAAGCTACAAAGGAGCCAGGTGTTACTTTCTTGGTTGCAAAGTTTGATGGTATTCTTGGGCTTGGGTTTAAGGAAATATCTGTTGGCAAAGCAGTACCTGTGTGGTAAGACAATCTGGCCATTAGGATTGTCTTTATTCATCTCTTCTGCATAGTTCAATTGCTTTATTGCTGTAAGAATAATATGTTACTTTGCATATAGTGCTTTCGGCCATGCAGTGCTATTACAATTCTTTCACTGGTAGCTGCAAGGACATTGGCTTTTAGTAGTTCCTATGTGCAGAACATAGCATATATAATTGTCAGTATCCTAAATATTGACCTGATGAGGAAATCAGTAACCTCCCTTTATTTAGTTGTCGCAGTTTAAATGATACTCTGCTGGACTTCTTGTTGTGTGTTCATGTTTGCTGCATCGGTCATGGTAGCTTTGCTTCTAACAAAACAAATACTGTATATACTTAAGTATTTACGTTCATGACTTCATGTATGTGGAACTGTCCTACAGTTTGGTTCATGCATTTACTTGTtctgtttctctcatacatgtcacGATTAGCCTTGCACACTCTTTGGATTGTAGCATATTCATGATCCCTAATGATACATAAACATTGCAGGTATAATATGGTAGAGCAAGGTCTCATCAGTGATCCTGTTTTCTCGTTCTGGTTGAACCGACATGCTGATGATGAAGGAGAGGGTGGTGAAATTATTTTTGGAGGAATGGATCCTAAACACTACGTGGGTGAACACACATATGTCCCAGTCACCCAGAAGGGATATTGGCAGGTTAGTCTTGTTCTTGTGTAATTTGAATAATATTTTATCCTCTAGCTTATGAATGCACACTTACTTGCTGCAGTTTGACATGGGTGATGTCCTGGTTGGAGGGAAGTCCACAGGTACGGAATGGTTATCTTCATGTTAAAATCTTAATGTGTTTAAATCTGAATTATCTTATGCGTGTTCACACCTGTGGTTATCAGGATTCTGTGCTGGCGGTTGTGCTGCAATTGCTGATTCTGGAACTTCATTGCTTGCTGGTCCCACGGTATGTTGTGATCTTCATATAATTGTTTATCTTCAGAGTGGCGAGTGACATCCACTTTTTCAGTTGAAATCGCTGTTATGTATGGCATTATCTACTAAATATTGCAACATTTTTATCTAATTGATTTATTATTTCGGGGAAATTATCTTAGTAATGATCAAATTCACACTATTTTTGTACGATCTTCCAGATTTGTAGGCTAGACACAGGCTATGTGCTTAAGAAATGTGATGATATAGCACCTGCACCTTTTACTTACAAATCACAATATCGGAAGAACATTTTGCTTGATTCCATTAGTATCATTGTACAAACTTAAGCTTACATACATGGGAAGGGTCAATttcagaaatcttttagattccaagCTTAATTTTAAGAAGTAAAGCTTACACTAGGATGGTTTATTGTTAATCTTATGCAAGATTCAATCTGGATCACACTGTTTATCACTGGTTCTCTCTTCTTTGCTCCATGTTGACACGTTCCTATTCACCAATGTAGGCCATCATTACTGAAATTAACGAGAAGATTGGTGCGGCTGGGGTAGTCAGCCAAGAGTGCAAAACAATTGTTTCTCAGTATGGACAACAGATCCTCGACCTGTTGCTAGCAGAGGTTTGTATGTTCCCATACCGCCTGTTTACTATTTTGGTAGCTGTTTGGTGAATTATATTATCTCTTAAAGGAGAGGACTAAACCTGCTCTGGTTTCATGTTACAGACACAGCCCAAAAAGGTCTGCTCCCAGGTTGGTCTGTGCACCTTTGATGGGACTCGTGGTGTTAGGTGAGAACTGCAAATTCCATTTCTGAATTTACAAAACAGAGTATCTACTATTTGACTATTAGCTAGTTGTGATGTTAATTGTTACTAAATACAAGTATTGATTAACTACTGCGACCGAGTTTGTTACAGTTGACTGAATAAGTGGAACAGTCCCAAGGCATTCTTTCATTATGCTGTTATCGCGGCTCGCATTTGTCTTCTTCCTTTCGTGGCTCATTTTCCCCTTGTTTATCTGTGTGAACAGTGCTGGAATTCGGAGCGTGGTCGATGATGAGCCTGTGAAATCGAATGGCCTCCATACCGATCCCATGTGCAGTGCCTGTGAGATGGCTGTTGTGTGGATGCAGAACCAACTTGCACAGAACAAGACCCAGGATCTCATACTAGATTACGTTAACCAGGTGAGCTTAGTGACCTCCTTTGGTGAAGTTCGTTCTATACTGATGTGGTGGCACTCTGCTCATGTGTATAAATTTTGCAGCTGTGCAACCGTCTGCCAAGCCCCATGGGAGAATCAGCTGTGGACTGTGCCAGCCTTGGATCCATGCCTGACATTGAGTTCACCATTAGTGGCAAGAAGTTTGCGCTGAAACCAGAAGAGGTGTGACCTCTTGTTCATTTTCCTCTCCTATTTGTTTCCTTCTGTGCAACCAGATTGACCCCCATGTTGTTTTCTTTGTTTCTAACTCTTCTACTCCAAATTAAGCCTACTTGCCTTAGCCTTTAGCCTTGTGGCTGAATTTTGTTCTCTTCGATCGTGCAGTATATCCTGAAGGTTGGCGAAGGAGCTGCTGCCCAGTGCATCAGTGGATTCACAGCCATGGACATCCCGCCTCCTCGCGGTCCTCTCTGGTAAATCTATCTACACTCTCTGCTGTCTTGTTCAAGGGCATACCAGTTATGTTACACCTGATGAAATCCCCGGCATGCTATAAACAAGTTCTCCATTTACCTTGTTGACGCTTGACTTCTGCTTCTGGCGCTGATACATACATCTCTCAACTGCAGGATCCTGGGAGACGTCTTCATGGGCCCCTACCACACCGTCTTCGACTACGGCAAGCTGCGTGTCGGATTCGCCAAGGCGGCCTGAAAGGGTGGTCGAGCGAGCGCCCCACCGCGGAGGCGAACACTTGCGCCGGGAGAGAGCTTAGCTTTTTTACTCCGAATTTGACCGGtgctgtgtgtgtatatatatgctACATGCTGCTTTTCAAAGACCCTGACATGACCAAGGGTTGTTCCTAAGATGGCAAGACTGTTTGTGGACGTTTGCCCCGAAGATGTTGAATTATTATGTGATAAACAACGTTTGCCTTCTAGAAACCTGTGGTTTATCACGCCAGAAGCTTAGCTACTTGTCCTGTTTGGCCTCCATGCTATGAAATCGTTCGTTTGGGAGCATGAACCGAGATAATTTGGTGGTTGATGTGTCCATCTATGTTAGGGATCCAGTACTCTACTCACACGAGATGTAGGATTGAGTGGCTGATTACAAGCACAAGTGTGCTAAAGGAGAAGATAGCAAGAACAAGGAAGAGGATGAGAGCCGAGGTGGGAAGAGGAAGCTGCCGCCGTGACGTTCCAGTCGTGATCCCAAGCCCGGATGATCTGATCGATGACGGTCTTTAATGTGCCGCCCTCGCTAGCATGAATCTTCAACAGCCCCCATGAGTCTTTAGCAATGAATACCAGAATTTTACCTATGGAAAAGACGACATGTACAACTTGATGAACCTGCAGCATCTCATTTGGCACCGTATATAACTTGTTGGTGGTTGTAACTGGGACAAGCACCTATCAGCAGTAGCTGAGAACAGCATAGTCATGTCCCCAGCGACAAACTCTATTCAGCAATATTCCAGGAATGTGACGCCACAATTAAACGACCCTCCTTCCGCAACTTGCCCTATTGGCCCCAAAGTTGCAAGACAAATTTGTATCAAACAACGATCATGCCCAGGAATGCTCAACGAGTGTATTGTTGCTGACTTTGCCATCTTCCTCTCAAAGTTGAACTTCAACTAACAAGTTCAGCGCTGGAGCCCAAGCACATGTACTGCAGATGTATAATGGCAGCCCTTCAGTGCAGATGAAGCTAGAAGCACCACCACACTCCAACTTAGATAATGGCTCATGTGCATGATCTGCACCACCAATAGGAAAAATTTCGGGTGTACTATGACTGCATGTAGTTCTGATCCTTATAGGCTGCATATACCCAACCTTTAGTGAAACAGACCACTGATTCCTTGTCCTTCTCCTGAGGAGTTCTCTGTGCAAACATGTAGATGCTGGAACTGTTGGCTGCAGCTGAGGTCAGACTTGTAATGGTGCCTAAGCCAAAGTAATCTGCCATTTGAAACCTTGGTATAGAGTCAGTCAACAAATATTTCCCCTCTGAACTATTGACATTCAGTTGGATACGTTGCGACCAAGGTGGTCGTGGCTCACTGATGATATAGCATTTTTGCTCCTCTTGTAGGGTAGTGGCAGCCCTCGGTACAGACGCCCAGGAACCGGCCATGTTTGAACAGTTTGTCCAATTTCATAGTGAAATTCATGATTAGCACACTCATTTAGATTTTGAAAATGACATGATTGAGCACGTGTGgactcacattggcaaccaatagatgtattgatTCATTATATTcattcaagacaatttcgatttggttgtaaaactatttttattagagacaattttgattgggttgtaaaactatttttattttcAGACAATTAATATTTGGACATGCAAACTTGTTTTAAACATTGAAATATGAATATATAGGCATTTTTGGCCGTGGCGGACAAGATGGGGCCAAAGAATAAGTCCGcgtgctgggcgcacggccaccgcatcccaaaacaggcccggacacgacctcATTACCCTACCCAAACGGATAGAATCCaggcaaaacggacgtccgtttgggatcATGCGCTGGAGTTAGCCTAATGCCTCGGCACAAGGGTGCACGTACAACACTTACAACAGGGTCACCACCATTGGCCGTTATATACTTACTAGATCGGAAACGCGCCAAGGCGCAAGGGTGCCGGTCACTAACGCTATGGCCAAGTAGTGAATGCTCAATTTAGAAGGAAATTAAGTATAGCATACATATTCAAATAGGATATAACAAAATAAAAAGAAGAGGAAACATTCACATGTAATTGGAGCGAAGCACCGTTAAGTTCAACATCATCATGAAACTATAAGGCAACGTATAGTTCTGGGTGTTGCAAAAATTATCATTTAGCTCACACAAATTTATCTGATATTTTTCCATTCAAAACAATCATCCATGATCCAAAACTTGTAAATAACATCCAGGTTCTTCGCCCATGCACATGATTGCATATAAAAAAAATTATGTCAAGcaatgatcaatgatttttttACATAATAGGAATTAATAAACAATGAATTAAACCTGCTCGAATGCTAAGATGTTTCTAACACCATCAGGTTAGAAAAGGATAATGTAATCATTTTTAAACACATCATGATGGCTCCATGTCCAGGTAAATCTTTGTGGCAGCAACAATATAGTAGAGgcaacagaaaataaaagaaaaaggttgTTCCTCCTTTGATGTTCGTCATGGTTCCGAGGAACATTTCCATCCCAAGAAAGACATCACAAACGAACGTTAGTTAGCAATGGAACATGAATGTATTGAATACAGGATGAGGCTTAGGATGATCAATTGACTGGAAAAAAATTCAAAGTCATTGTGTCATTCATACATGGAGGAAACATTGTTCGTTTATTTTGAAAGATGTATCGACAATAAACAGAGAATGGCTCAAGAAGTCTGAGCCGTTGCCTAAAGTGTTGTGTCAAGAAAATGACTAACCGATACTGCATATGTTGAAAGCAAGAGCCAAAAGACCGTGGTCAAATATTGAATTATATTATGATCAAGTAAATGCTACATGTTCCACATAGCAAATAGGTCCAATTATTAAAAAAAATAACAAAGCATACATAATGTGGCGAAGAACCTGAAACAATTACAATTTTAAACTTCTATACAGGTGCTTAAGAAAACCTTGGCTAAAGATTTTGTGTCGAGGAAACACTTCAAATTGTTCCAGATCAACTTGAACACACTGCCCACATACACAACAAAAATATGATGCAAGGTCTGCAATTTTAAATTAAAATTATTACTGCACTACACCATAATACTTCTTTTAAACTATTGTCATTTTCTGAACTTATCACTTCCtcatatgataataatggtaaaatCATATAATTATATTTCTCTACATTAGTAATCTAACAccaagaaaataaataagcaacCATAATCATTTGTCCAAACCACCATTTCTCTTATAATTTTGTAGAAAAGGGCGAAGTTTAGTTCAGGAACAGAAATAAGAAAGATAACAAGATATACTAAAATATAGGAATTTAACTGTTTGTCAAATCATGAGTTATGTGCTACTATCAAATCTTGAGTTCCACACGAGTGAGACACATCATGGCTAAGCATTCAAAAGGAAATAACAAGAAAATCATTAGATGAACAAAAATGGAACAAATTACGAATTACTATAgtgagttacaatttcagtacacacACATACGCAAGACATTTATTCCCTGAGTAGGGAATGCATATGAATGAAAAGTACTTAAAGCTAGTTATTTTCAGTTTAGGCTTCTCCAGAAAGACAGACTAAAATCACTTGATCTGTACATGGGCAATAGCTTCTTTCCTTTACTGTTGCATGCTTCTTTTTATTAACCCAGTCAAGCAAGCACACTAACAAACGATTTTGTATGAATATCCTCAAAGCATTCTACACAAGCGGGTTCATCTGTCAACATGTTTTCTTTTGGTCTTGGAAGTGACTATCTAAAAAGTTCTGTTCAAAAGGGGTTCCTACAAAATTTAAAAATCCGAAGCCTTTTACAAAGTAAGTTGATAACTTCCAGCTAACCTTGATAGGTGCATGCATCTTGTTATTGGAGGACGCAAAGCCAGGTGAACCTTGGTCGAGAATCTCATCGGCGTTCATGGCGGGCTCAACTTTTGCCTGGGCTGCATGCAATCAGAGGAATCGAACTCGGTGGCAAGAGAAAAGAATCACAGGAAATAAGTGTGGCTTGAGGCACCAACCTTTCGTGCGATGGTGTCCCCTCCGATGTCCCCGTTGAAGGCTCGACATTGGGTAGAAGGCGATAGTAGTTATTAGGTCAGACTTGTCTTGAACTTATCCTGTCAAAAAAACAACAGTGCAGCTTTACATCACTGAATACACGAAAAGTACACATGGTGCAGCTTTACATCACTGATTCAACAGCTCACGCATTCAAACACATACTACTAAGAAACATCCTTACATACCATATTGGGCAAATGAGAATATTAAGTATGATGGCAACTAATTATAATTCAACCACTAAACCTTAAAATGATATTAAGTACACATGTGTCCCTTGGGTTTCTTGCTTCGCTCATGAAGAATACACTGAAGCATGATTTAGCCACACATGTATCCCTTGATATGCATTGCCCGGCCCAAGCGCAAGATCCAAAATAGTATTGTAGCTCACATCTCGACATATCAAATTTTGCAGAAAGGAATAGGCCAAAAGTCACGCAGTTTGATAGATAAGAATTAGAGCAAGTCATTTATATAGAAAACAACATGCCCCACAGGTCTTCCATAATAATTAGATCAAGTCATGTGTATAGATAGAGACCAGAGGCTTGAGTAATTCATTAGAGAGTAGCCAGATAGTACAAAATACATATCCCAATGCTCCGGACAGAAGTATAGAAAAGCACAGTGGCAATGATTGTGTTATGCGATACATCCTTCGATGGTAAATGGCTCTAGGAATTCAAAGGACGCTGGTATCCACCTGACTTTCAGTCTGAGAGCTTCCCAGACCGAACGAAAGGTCCGGTGTCGAGCTTTTCCCGAACAAACAATTTTGTTCTATAGGAATCACCCTGCAGCCCGAACACCTCACGCCAGGAAGGACCTTTCTAGGTCTCCTGgcccaaaacaaaaacaaaaacagaaaactaaCAAAAAAGCGCATACGCAGTGAGTATTTTGCAATGTAGTGTACAGTAATAAATGCCAATCTTATACTAAAACCAATTTGAAAACCTATAATACAATACCTTTGGGCAAATGAGAATGTTAAGTATGATGGCAACTAATTATAATTCAGCCACTAAACGTTAAGATGATATTAACTACACATGTATCCCTTTGGGTTTCTTACATGGCTTGTGAAGAATACACTTTTCACAAATATAATCCTTTTACTGGTTACTCCCAATCTAAAGTCAATGGTTAAATTACTGTGTATCGCCATCAAGCGAGCATACATGGTTCataatttcatatataaatatctACTCACATAAACTAAATCAAGCTAGCATACACAGTTCATCTTCAAATAGGATTCATCTCCTGGGCTCTTGTTACCCAAATCCAACCAGAGATCCTCACAGAAGAGGAGGGGGGAGTGGTAGAAGAGCAAGAGAAGCTTACTTGCAAGTAGAAGCAAGAGTGCAGGGAGCGCAAGCGCTAGACATGTCGTCACAAGAACCATTACGACCCCTGATCCAGATCCCCTGCTTCGCCGTATGAAGCAACAACAACAAAGGAAGTAGAATCGATCACTCGTTGTCCTAAGCCACAAATGCATCATACAACAGCAACAACAATGTGCACCATAGGGGGGAAATCCCTAAATGAAAGGCACAAATGAGCAAAATTGCAACCTAGGTCCCTTGAGAGCATGCCTATATCATCCATATCTGATCATCATAGCCCTGGCCATGTCCCATACAGTAGCCAAAGCAGAGGAGCAGGAGGAAGATGGAGCTCACCAagggaggttgtagccgaggcaGTACTCAGTGGGCGTCGGGGTTGCGCCTGAACGCCATCCAACCAGCAAGGAACCACATCACATTTGTGCCTTGCACCGTCCCGCCGACGAGCACGAACGCCACGGGCACCGAACCTAGTACTCCCATTTTCAGGGAGCAAGAATGTGTGGAGGCATTGGGGTTTCAATTATTGCTCTTTCATCTGCTCATGTGCCACCTCCGCCGCATCCTCGAGCCGCAATACAGCTAGGCAGGCGCACAGTGTTCGCACACCATCGCCTTGCCGGGAAACCTAGAGGTGACCAGGAGAGAAAAATTAGGAAGTGGTGGAGCTGAAGATCCACCATGGTGCCAGCAATTTGTCACCACAAAAACTGTACATAAGCAGAGGGGTTTGGATAATCTATGGCACATATGAAATAAATaccagttttggcacaagttttaggtaagaatgatacttAGATAGTAAATAAAATAATAATTGATTAGCGCTATTTCTCAGTTCAGATAGAAAAGAGAAGCAGTGATTGTTTACATATAGCATAATTATGTCTTAGTTCAGATAAAAAAGAAATAGGCACCGATTGTTTCCTTATAGAAGAATTATGGCTGCTACAAAATTTGAGTCATTTCCCTTAAACAAAGAAAGGCCCATGAAACACACACTTTGATAGCAAGAGTGCTATTTATTTATCTATGCAAACCTACAGTTGACCCATAATACAAACATATATAAAGCTTCTGTAAATGTTAAGGTTTGCCATTTTTCTAACCCAAAAAATACATAAAAACTAATTCATCTTGGTCTGGTCTAACATGTTTAAATCCTAATTAATCAGGATATTATGAACTTTACATTATTATAGTTATGTTCATGTAGTGTTTTCTTTAGTGAGATAAGGCCCATTTTAGAGTTTCGCACAGGGCCTTAGATTTTGCGGCCCTGGCATTAGCCGAACCACCACCGTGGCATCCGAGCCTACCTGTCCCTGCGGTGCGTTGGGCATGCCCTCAGGTGCACGCACGCACGCTCATTGTTGTGCCGTATTCTCGTGCTCGGCGTTCAGCCTGTCATGTCACTGTCGGCGTCCTCCAGCCTCTCATCATCGTCCTCCTCCTGTCTGTCGACACTGAGCACGAGAAGCAAACTGCCAAAGTGTGCAGCATGTCGGACAATCACAATTGGCGTACGTGATTCTGATTTGAAAACCAggacgtacacacacacacacgggcgCATGCGGTTGCACACAAATCATGTACGTGCCTGTTTGGGGAGCACAGAAATCATGTGACACAGCTGACGGCTATGTCGTACAGTACTCGTACCATACGGTAGTGGACCTGCATGACTTTCTTCCGGCAACAATGGCCTACGGAACTGTATGTATACGATGTCGGGCGTCTCAACTTTAAAACTAAACATGGCCAGAGATCCCAGAGATTCATTTGAGTCCGTCGATCCACTAACCAGTAAATTTATACTATAATAATGCCTCGGCACAAGGATGCACGTACAACACCTACAATAGGGTCACCACCATTGACGGTTATATACTTAAGGCGAGGTTCCTCAACTGATCGGTTGTGGTAGCCCGGATGCAGTGGAGGCGATGCCCTCAATACACCGTACCCTAGTTCAAGACGATTCCCTCTTACCCTAGTTTCAACGTGTCATGCTTGCATCTATTGTCACCTCTTGCTTGTCAAGTAGCCAATTGGGTTTAGTCCCATGTTTCCTGCAATAAAATTCTTCTCATGACCGATCAAACACAATATGTGTATTGAATGTAATaggatcttatattatgggacggagggagtgcaTGGCAATCTTGATTTGTTTTATTTGATCAATATTCTACTATTCAAAAATAAATCTGAATGTTATCAGTTATTATTCTTATGGAGTATTTGGGAGTTGTGAGCATGTAGTATTCAACATGAAAAATTTAATTCGCCACATGCAGGTACAAACACATGGCAACTCTGAACATTTGTTATGACAAATTTAGTTACGTGAGGATGATAACTTTAGTTGGCAAACATGGCACTTCGTGCTTTAGTTTATTATTGACAGAAACTTGCCATGTGTCACTAGAATTTGCCATCCTTGCTTGACTGGAATTGCCATCAAAAAACGTCAGGGCCAGAGTGCCACACACCTGACAAGTGGCACTTATCATTTGGGAAGGATTTTGAAGAGATTTTTATGTTTATAATGTGGAGTCTAGCAAATCTTGTGATTGTGAAGCGACATGTGACATGAGTAAACATGTGAAGTTTGCGCATATTTTATGACAAAGTGGCATAAATGAGAGATGGACAAATGTGCGAAATAAGTGTTGCCATCTACTTTGTGTTACTATAAATTAATGAAGCCAATTATGGTTTCATCCCGTAGCAACACACGGGTATTTAGCTAGTAGGTTTAAAAATCTCAATTGAACAGATCTGCCATTTATTTAATATATGCTAAAAATCAATAGCCTTTAAATAGTGTTTAAGTGAAACATattacccaccattgccattgCCATTGTAATGAAAAAAAAGGTTCGCTCACCCTTGGCTTATTAGCTACGTGCAgtcaaatatgaaaaaaaaacatagTTACGTGGGATGCGGAGTTGATGCCGCTATATTGCTACGTGCCATCAAAAGAAAAAAATTACTTTTTTTTACTTGGGATGTGGGTTTAATGCCTTGCTATATGCATGCTAAGTGAGAAATATGCGTGGGATGTGTGGTTAAAACTTTTAGGGAACACCTTACATCGTCCGCTaagaatttaaaaataaaattAGGAAGTGCATCCACCAATAATGAGGGAGTGTTTGCATGACCGCAGCGAGCTAGCTCATGACCAACTACATTTGACTCTCTATTACAATGCTGAACAGTAACATTCCCTGCGTGTCACCACTTCTCCTTCTCTATCCTCTTACTCCTCACCGATGCGGATAGCCAACTTGAGCGGCAGTGCAGGCTCATTGTGGAACTTCCAGATACGGTCTGCTCCTCCTTCTGAATCGACCAAGATATATGAAGGGATTCTATCTGACGTTGATGCATTGGCTATGATTTCTAGATGCCAAAGAAAGTAAATAAAATGATCGATCATGTCTCTTTGAATGCCCACAAACGATCATGTCTCTTTTTTAATGCCCATGATCGATCATGTCTCTTCGGACGCCTCTCATCGAAGCGAACAACAACGGTGGCAATCGGCGTGACAAGATGGCACTGGCGTCCTCCTACATGTTGCACCGACGACATCGACAACCATGGGCTTCTAGAGAGGAATAAAGCATAACAAGATTAGGAAGGTGATTGTTGGAACTAATCTTGTTATTAGTATTAACTTCATAGGATTagatcatgtgtgtgtgtgtgtgtgtgtgtgttcttaaGAGAAACAAGAGACTAGAGAGATTGTGAGGTAGAGGAAGAAGCGGCATtgcgaggaggcggcgccaacacTTGCATATGTTCTTCTGAGTTGCCATCCTTTGGAAGACCTAGAGTCATATGGGTATACGACGCTTATTAGCGGCCAGGAGCCCGTGGCCACAGGGTGTCCAGAGAGTGTCCTTGCTGCTGGAGTTCGTGTGGACTCCTGCCGATACTTCTGGAATCCCTCCTTCGTCTTCACGGTGCCTTCTCCGCTTTCATGATTTCCTCGCATACGGTGTTGGCGTTCTCTTGTGCATGACCTCCTCCAATGCACATTTTCCACTTGGCTCAAACTATTGGTGCAAAGTAAAGGGAGGTCGAGTAGTCTACCATTCATGGGAGAACCAAAAAGACACACATACGGGATATAAATCACGTTAGCTATGTGATGTGCGTGTCCCTTGGCGATGGAGCAAAGGCTGGCCATCAAAGGGCTAATGAAAATATGAGTttcaccttcggaaatcatctttaATCATGGCCAATGCATTTGGCACTCATAAA
The sequence above is a segment of the Triticum dicoccoides isolate Atlit2015 ecotype Zavitan chromosome 1A, WEW_v2.0, whole genome shotgun sequence genome. Coding sequences within it:
- the LOC119292423 gene encoding phytepsin-like isoform X2 — translated: MGTRGLAVLLLAAVLLQALLPASEAEGLVRIALKKRHIDRNSRVAASLSGREEGQHHLIGGANTLRSEEEGDIVSLKNYMNAQYFGEIGVGTPPQKFTVIFDTGSSNLWVPSAKCYFSIACYLHARYKAGASSTYKKNGKPAAIQYGTGSIAGYFSEDSVTVGDLVVKDQEFIEATKEPGVTFLVAKFDGILGLGFKEISVGKAVPVWYNMVEQGLISDPVFSFWLNRHADDEGEGGEIIFGGMDPKHYVGEHTYVPVTQKGYWQFDMGDVLVGGKSTGFCAGGCAAIADSGTSLLAGPTAIITEINEKIGAAGVVSQECKTIVSQYGQQILDLLLAETQPKKVCSQVGLCTFDGTRGVSAGIRSVVDDEPVKSNGLHTDPMCSACEMAVVWMQNQLAQNKTQDLILDYVNQLCNRLPSPMGESAVDCASLGSMPDIEFTISGKKFALKPEEYILKVGEGAAAQCISGFTAMDIPPPRGPLW
- the LOC119292423 gene encoding phytepsin-like isoform X1, which gives rise to MGTRGLAVLLLAAVLLQALLPASEAEGLVRIALKKRHIDRNSRVAASLSGREEGQHHLIGGANTLRSEEEGDIVSLKNYMNAQYFGEIGVGTPPQKFTVIFDTGSSNLWVPSAKCYFSIACYLHARYKAGASSTYKKNGKPAAIQYGTGSIAGYFSEDSVTVGDLVVKDQEFIEATKEPGVTFLVAKFDGILGLGFKEISVGKAVPVWYNMVEQGLISDPVFSFWLNRHADDEGEGGEIIFGGMDPKHYVGEHTYVPVTQKGYWQFDMGDVLVGGKSTGFCAGGCAAIADSGTSLLAGPTAIITEINEKIGAAGVVSQECKTIVSQYGQQILDLLLAETQPKKVCSQVGLCTFDGTRGVSAGIRSVVDDEPVKSNGLHTDPMCSACEMAVVWMQNQLAQNKTQDLILDYVNQLCNRLPSPMGESAVDCASLGSMPDIEFTISGKKFALKPEEYILKVGEGAAAQCISGFTAMDIPPPRGPLWILGDVFMGPYHTVFDYGKLRVGFAKAA